The following are encoded in a window of Arvicanthis niloticus isolate mArvNil1 chromosome 1, mArvNil1.pat.X, whole genome shotgun sequence genomic DNA:
- the Sfxn2 gene encoding sideroflexin-2 isoform X1 — translation MEADLSSFNIDAPRWDQCTFLGRVKHFLNITDPRTVFASEQELDWAREVVQKTRMGLVPPGTQVEQLLYAKKLYDSAFHPDTGEKMNVIGRMSFQVPGGMIITGFMLQFYRTMPAVVFWQWVNQSFNALVNYTNRNAASPTSVRQMALSYFTATTTAVATAVGMNMWTKRAPPLVGRWVPFAAVAAANCVNIPMMRQQELIQGICVKDRNQNELGYSQRAAAVGITQVVISRITMAAPGMILLPVIMERLERLPLMKKVKLLHAPLQVLLCGCFLLFMVPVACGLFPQECKLPVSYLEPELQDSIKAKYGEQVLFAYFNKGL, via the exons ATGGAGGCTGACCTGTCCAGCTTTAACATTGATGCTCCCCGCTGGGACCAGTGCACTTTCCTGGGGCGTGTCAAGCACTTTTTAAACATCACGGATCCTCGCACTGTCTTTGCATCCGAGCAGGAGCTGGACTGGGCCAGGGAGGTGGTGCAGAAGACCAG GATGGGACTTGTGCCCCCTGGCACTCAGGTGGAGCAACTGCTGTATGCGAAGAAGCTTTATGACTCCGCCTTCCACCCTGACACTGGGGAGAAAATGAATGTCATCGGGCGGATGTCCTTCCAGGTCCCCGGTGGCATGATCATCACAGGCTTCATGCTCCAGTTCTACAG GACAATGCCTGCGGTCGTCTTCTGGCAGTGGGTGAACCAATCCTTTAATGCCTTGGTCAACTACACCAACAGGAATGCAGCTTCCCCCACGTCAGTCAG GCAGATGGCTCTCTCCTACTTCACAGCTACCACCACTGCGGTGGCTACTGCAGTGGGCATGAACATGTGGACAAAG AGAGCCCCACCCTTGGTGGGCCGATGGGTGCCTTTTGCCGCTGTGGCTGCTGCTAACTGTGTCAATATCCCAATGATGCGACAGCA GGAACTCATCCAGGGCATTTGTGTGAAGGACAGGAACCAAAATGAGCTTGGCTATTCTCAG AGAGCTGCTGCTGTGGGCATCACACAAGTGGTTATTTCTCGGATCACCATGGCAGCCCCTGGAATGA TCCTGTTGCCAGTCATcatggagaggctggagagactaCCCCTGATGAAG AAGGTGAAACTGCTGCATGCTCCGCTGCAGGTCCTGCTGTGTGGCTGCTT cCTCCTCTTCATGGTGCCGGTGGCGTGTGGGCTCTTCCCTCAGGAATG CAAATTACCAGTTTCCTATCTAGAGCCAGAGCTTCAGGACAGCATCAAGGCCAAGTATGGAGAACAAGTCCTCTTcgcctactttaataagggtctCTAA
- the Sfxn2 gene encoding sideroflexin-2 isoform X2 — MEADLSSFNIDAPRWDQCTFLGRVKHFLNITDPRTVFASEQELDWAREVVQKTRMGLVPPGTQVEQLLYAKKLYDSAFHPDTGEKMNVIGRMSFQVPGGMIITGFMLQFYRQMALSYFTATTTAVATAVGMNMWTKRAPPLVGRWVPFAAVAAANCVNIPMMRQQELIQGICVKDRNQNELGYSQRAAAVGITQVVISRITMAAPGMILLPVIMERLERLPLMKKVKLLHAPLQVLLCGCFLLFMVPVACGLFPQECKLPVSYLEPELQDSIKAKYGEQVLFAYFNKGL; from the exons ATGGAGGCTGACCTGTCCAGCTTTAACATTGATGCTCCCCGCTGGGACCAGTGCACTTTCCTGGGGCGTGTCAAGCACTTTTTAAACATCACGGATCCTCGCACTGTCTTTGCATCCGAGCAGGAGCTGGACTGGGCCAGGGAGGTGGTGCAGAAGACCAG GATGGGACTTGTGCCCCCTGGCACTCAGGTGGAGCAACTGCTGTATGCGAAGAAGCTTTATGACTCCGCCTTCCACCCTGACACTGGGGAGAAAATGAATGTCATCGGGCGGATGTCCTTCCAGGTCCCCGGTGGCATGATCATCACAGGCTTCATGCTCCAGTTCTACAG GCAGATGGCTCTCTCCTACTTCACAGCTACCACCACTGCGGTGGCTACTGCAGTGGGCATGAACATGTGGACAAAG AGAGCCCCACCCTTGGTGGGCCGATGGGTGCCTTTTGCCGCTGTGGCTGCTGCTAACTGTGTCAATATCCCAATGATGCGACAGCA GGAACTCATCCAGGGCATTTGTGTGAAGGACAGGAACCAAAATGAGCTTGGCTATTCTCAG AGAGCTGCTGCTGTGGGCATCACACAAGTGGTTATTTCTCGGATCACCATGGCAGCCCCTGGAATGA TCCTGTTGCCAGTCATcatggagaggctggagagactaCCCCTGATGAAG AAGGTGAAACTGCTGCATGCTCCGCTGCAGGTCCTGCTGTGTGGCTGCTT cCTCCTCTTCATGGTGCCGGTGGCGTGTGGGCTCTTCCCTCAGGAATG CAAATTACCAGTTTCCTATCTAGAGCCAGAGCTTCAGGACAGCATCAAGGCCAAGTATGGAGAACAAGTCCTCTTcgcctactttaataagggtctCTAA